The nucleotide window TCCCGATCTGGCCTTTTACTTCCGGGTCCCGATCGACATTTCGTTGAAGCGGATTCTGACGGGCCGGCCGCAACTGAAATTTCACGAGGCGGGCATGGATTTGAATCTCGCGGATGACTATCAGGAGAGTTTCAAAATATTTCAGAGCATGGTGCTGGACGAATACGACCGGCTGTCGGTTGAGTTTGGATTGACGGTGATGGACGCGACGCAGCCGATTTCGGCGCAGCAGTCCTTGATCCGGCGGATCGCGAAGGAGATGTTGAAGGGCTACAAGCAGGCGCCGTTCATGCCGGAGCGGAGGCAGCATGTCTGAACCCGGGACCGATTACATCGGCGTCGGCCTGCCGTACGTTGACATCAGCGACATCAGCGGGAAGTTGATCGTGATTGAGGGTACCGACGGCGTCGGCCGTTCGACGCAAATCGATGAGCTGCGGCGTTGGTTGGAGGTGAACGGGTATGGCGTGGTGACTACGGGCTGGACGCGCTCGAGTTTGATGGGCAAGGCCATCGACGAGGCGAAAGAAGGCCACACGCTAAACGTGCACACGTACAGTTTGCTGTATGCGGCGGATTTCGCGGACCGGCTGGAGCACGAGATCATTCCGGCGTTGAAGGCCGGCTTTATCGTGCTGGCGGATCGCTACGTGTACACGGCGTTTGCGCGGGCGCTGGTGCGGGGCGCGGACCGGGACTGGATTCGCAAGGTGTTCGGGTTCGCGTTGCAGCCACACATGGTGTTTTACATGACGATTGAGCTGGAGCAGTTGGTGCCGCGGGTGATCAACAGCGATACGTTGCGGGAACGCTATTGGGCGGATGGTTACGGCGAGGGCTTGAACTATTGGGAATCGGGGATGGATCTCAAGCTGGGGGAGGATTTCTACGACAGTTTTGTGGAATATCAGCGGCTGATTCTCGCGGAATTTGACCGGATGTCCGAGGAATACAAGTTTCACGTTGTTAGCGCGTCGCGCAGTTTACAGGACACGAATCGTCGGCTGAAGGAAGGGATCGAGGCCTTACTGAATCGTGGCTGAGGCTCCGCGCAAATTAGCGGCGATCGATATCGGCACGAACTCGATTCACCTGCTGCTCGTGCAGATCGACGGTCGCAGCGGGAAGTTCAAGGTGATCGGTCGGGCCAAGGAGCCGGTGCGCCTGGGCGCGGGCTCGCCGGACTTGAAGCACCTGTCCGAGGCGGTGATGGCGGCGGGGA belongs to candidate division KSB1 bacterium and includes:
- a CDS encoding thymidylate kinase, which encodes MSEPGTDYIGVGLPYVDISDISGKLIVIEGTDGVGRSTQIDELRRWLEVNGYGVVTTGWTRSSLMGKAIDEAKEGHTLNVHTYSLLYAADFADRLEHEIIPALKAGFIVLADRYVYTAFARALVRGADRDWIRKVFGFALQPHMVFYMTIELEQLVPRVINSDTLRERYWADGYGEGLNYWESGMDLKLGEDFYDSFVEYQRLILAEFDRMSEEYKFHVVSASRSLQDTNRRLKEGIEALLNRG